A genomic stretch from Kovacikia minuta CCNUW1 includes:
- a CDS encoding mechanosensitive ion channel family protein, with product MTEEITTLLDKMQAMLNGFIFLLPNMLLALIVFAIFFFIARTIKKIVKKLTRDRRQARNLGMVLGRLAQGTTILVGLFIALSIVIPSLKASDLVQLLGISGVAIGFAFRDILQNFLAGILILLTEPFQIDDQIVFKDFEGTVENIETRATTIKTYDGRRIVIPNSELFTNSVTVNTAFENRRLQYDIGIGYGDDINEARRFILEAIHETDGVLETPAPDAIVVELAGSTVNIRARWWVQPPRRADVLDLQDRVLTNIKNKLTANGIDLPFPTQQILFHDQTEATDGNRTRQREGWPAGKGQVPQSRSISRSLNRLAEIKVQGNGSGSTKQASTTEE from the coding sequence ATGACTGAAGAAATCACAACTCTTTTAGACAAGATGCAGGCAATGCTGAACGGCTTCATCTTTTTGTTGCCTAATATGTTGCTGGCATTGATTGTCTTTGCGATTTTTTTCTTCATTGCTAGAACAATTAAGAAAATAGTCAAAAAATTGACCCGCGATCGCCGTCAGGCTCGCAACCTGGGTATGGTGCTGGGGCGGTTGGCACAAGGAACGACTATTTTAGTGGGCTTATTTATTGCGCTGTCGATCGTAATTCCGTCACTTAAAGCCAGTGATCTGGTGCAGCTACTTGGAATCAGTGGTGTTGCGATTGGCTTTGCATTTCGAGATATTTTACAAAATTTTCTAGCGGGTATTTTAATTCTATTAACTGAACCCTTCCAAATTGACGATCAGATCGTATTCAAAGATTTTGAAGGGACTGTAGAAAACATTGAAACCCGAGCAACGACGATTAAAACCTATGATGGTCGGCGGATTGTCATTCCAAATTCTGAACTATTTACAAATTCTGTCACGGTCAATACTGCGTTTGAAAATCGCCGTTTGCAGTATGACATTGGCATTGGTTACGGTGATGACATCAACGAAGCACGACGGTTCATTTTAGAGGCAATCCATGAAACAGATGGGGTATTAGAAACCCCTGCGCCGGACGCGATCGTGGTTGAATTAGCAGGCAGTACGGTCAATATTCGCGCTCGCTGGTGGGTGCAACCCCCTCGTCGCGCCGATGTGCTAGACCTGCAAGACCGGGTGTTGACTAATATTAAAAACAAGCTGACGGCAAATGGCATCGATCTGCCCTTTCCGACGCAGCAAATTCTGTTTCATGACCAGACGGAAGCAACGGATGGCAATCGCACGCGTCAACGCGAAGGTTGGCCCGCTGGGAAAGGTCAAGTGCCGCAGTCACGCAGCATCAGCCGTTCGCTCAATCGCCTTGCCGAGATCAAGGTTCAGGGAAATGGGTCAGGCAGCACAAAGCAAGCTTCAACGACAGAGGAATAG
- a CDS encoding AI-2E family transporter translates to MTLGRWIGLLSLVISLYVLWQIRAVVLLFFMAIIFAVGLNRVVRQFQKSRLKRSAAIGLTIASLIVVLGLLSALVTTRITEQVDQLVELIPGAIARVANLNDWLQEQIPGQMLKNLPNLNDLSLQLQQVANWTIIHFYQVFSNSLSLLLNGLLLTVLTLMLLINPKPYRNLLIRGFPAFYRKRADSILSKCEIGLISYLGGIALSMAFIGIASTIGLLVLQVPLPFVNGFIAGISAFVPYLGAIASVVPPALLALLDSPWKAIEVLLLYFVIQQVEGNLITPIIMKQQVSLLPATTLALLTAFGTFFGVLGLFLGLPILVVAQIWLKEVWVKDVLDRWTAPQEITSSQSASRDR, encoded by the coding sequence TTGACATTAGGACGCTGGATTGGCTTGCTTTCGCTAGTGATTTCGCTCTATGTGCTGTGGCAAATTAGAGCGGTCGTGCTGCTGTTTTTCATGGCGATTATTTTTGCGGTTGGGCTGAACCGAGTTGTTCGTCAATTTCAAAAGTCTAGACTGAAACGAAGCGCTGCGATCGGGCTAACAATCGCGAGCTTAATCGTAGTTTTAGGACTGCTTTCGGCTTTAGTGACTACCCGGATCACTGAGCAGGTTGACCAACTGGTTGAACTGATTCCAGGGGCGATTGCACGAGTTGCAAATCTCAACGACTGGTTACAGGAGCAGATTCCAGGTCAGATGCTTAAAAATCTTCCTAACCTAAATGATTTAAGTCTTCAGCTTCAGCAAGTAGCAAACTGGACAATTATTCACTTCTATCAAGTTTTCTCTAATTCTCTATCCTTACTGCTTAACGGTTTACTGCTAACTGTATTAACGCTGATGTTGCTGATAAATCCAAAGCCGTATCGCAATCTGTTGATTCGAGGATTTCCCGCCTTCTATCGCAAACGCGCGGATAGTATTCTTTCAAAGTGTGAGATTGGGTTAATTAGTTATCTGGGTGGGATTGCTCTGAGCATGGCTTTCATTGGCATTGCCTCAACAATAGGTTTGCTTGTGCTACAGGTTCCCTTACCCTTTGTCAATGGATTCATTGCAGGCATATCGGCATTCGTTCCCTATCTTGGGGCGATCGCTAGTGTTGTTCCACCCGCTCTACTCGCTCTGTTGGATTCTCCTTGGAAAGCGATCGAAGTCTTGCTCCTGTATTTTGTCATTCAGCAAGTTGAAGGCAACTTGATTACGCCCATCATCATGAAGCAGCAGGTGTCTCTCCTACCCGCAACAACGCTGGCTTTGCTGACTGCTTTTGGAACGTTCTTTGGTGTTTTAGGATTATTTTTAGGATTGCCAATTTTAGTGGTTGCACAAATCTGGCTCAAAGAAGTGTGGGTGAAAGATGTTTTAGACCGATGGACAGCTCCTCAAGAAATCACTTCAAGCCAATCTGCATCGCGTGACCGTTAG
- a CDS encoding DUF3611 family protein, protein MQTVEKQSLESKLEKIGNVLRLTGWIGLSAQIGFGAIALLLVVFAIAGRNFSQATALPPGVSPDISVNLHRGVTPGIGIGIFWAVCGILALLVGIYFAFRQTRFAKRLRHADTMRHPAKSEVMNVLRLGAIVGLVGMLLTILGGGATLGVLFSKAIAQPQGVAIYDPTRVIRSIDIMVAMANMSGIAAHFVGAVASLSVFEWLHR, encoded by the coding sequence ATGCAAACGGTTGAAAAACAATCACTAGAGTCAAAACTCGAAAAAATCGGCAATGTTTTGCGCCTAACCGGGTGGATTGGACTCTCTGCCCAGATTGGCTTTGGCGCAATTGCTTTATTGCTGGTTGTGTTTGCGATCGCGGGTCGAAATTTTAGTCAGGCGACTGCACTTCCACCGGGTGTATCTCCCGATATTAGCGTGAATCTTCACCGTGGTGTCACTCCAGGTATTGGTATTGGCATATTTTGGGCAGTCTGTGGCATTCTAGCGCTGCTAGTGGGGATCTACTTTGCGTTTCGTCAAACACGATTTGCTAAACGGTTGCGTCATGCAGATACCATGCGACACCCTGCAAAATCAGAGGTCATGAATGTTTTGCGTTTAGGCGCGATCGTCGGTTTAGTTGGGATGCTGCTGACGATCTTAGGGGGAGGCGCAACGTTAGGAGTACTGTTCTCTAAAGCGATCGCTCAGCCCCAAGGTGTTGCGATTTACGATCCGACTCGTGTCATTCGATCGATCGATATCATGGTGGCAATGGCAAACATGAGCGGCATTGCTGCCCACTTTGTGGGTGCAGTTGCTTCTCTGAGCGTGTTTGAGTGGCTGCATCGTTAA
- the istB gene encoding IS21-like element helper ATPase IstB → MTNSSSNLQPPSSPHQSLTSVLKRLKLGHFLSDWQAVEHQATQENWSYAQFLLALAEGEANRRDQARIARALKEAQLPYGKSWSNFEFAHVPTLNPAVVMQFAESTTWLQNASNILIFGPSGTGKTHVSSALGRSMIELGKWVKFLPATTLVQQLQQAKLQLQLPAMLVKLDKYDLLIIDDLGYVKKSEAETSVLFELIAHRYERRSLLITANQPFSQWDSIFTDSMMTVAAIDRLIHHATIIEMQTESFRKQTAISRTHST, encoded by the coding sequence ATGACCAACTCTTCCAGCAATCTCCAGCCCCCGTCGAGCCCGCATCAGTCCCTGACGAGCGTGCTCAAACGCCTCAAACTCGGCCACTTCCTGTCCGACTGGCAAGCGGTCGAACATCAAGCCACCCAGGAGAACTGGAGCTACGCTCAATTCCTGTTGGCACTGGCAGAAGGGGAAGCGAACCGGCGCGACCAAGCTCGCATTGCCCGCGCGCTCAAAGAAGCGCAATTGCCCTACGGAAAATCCTGGTCTAATTTTGAGTTTGCTCATGTCCCCACGCTCAATCCAGCGGTGGTGATGCAATTTGCCGAATCGACGACTTGGTTACAGAATGCCTCGAATATTTTGATATTTGGACCCAGTGGAACCGGGAAAACGCACGTCAGTTCTGCATTGGGGCGCTCGATGATAGAACTAGGCAAGTGGGTCAAGTTTCTGCCTGCAACCACTTTGGTGCAGCAACTTCAGCAAGCCAAGCTGCAATTACAATTGCCCGCAATGCTGGTCAAACTCGATAAGTACGATCTGCTCATCATTGATGACTTAGGCTATGTCAAAAAATCAGAGGCAGAAACCTCTGTCTTGTTTGAACTGATTGCCCATCGCTATGAGCGGCGTAGTCTCCTGATTACGGCAAATCAGCCGTTTAGTCAGTGGGATAGCATCTTTACCGATTCGATGATGACCGTCGCTGCTATAGATCGCTTAATTCATCACGCGACCATTATCGAGATGCAAACCGAGAGTTTTCGCAAACAAACCGCAATTTCACGCACCCACTCAACTTAA
- a CDS encoding DUF389 domain-containing protein, protein MRQLLVQVPQGCGKTVLEIAKACDGTNLAKIEAAGVQQPLDLVFVHISNGKLEKLLEKLQDIPDLSFTLLPAGIMALHPPAAAAATQVTNVEARSPIEIFLSGLQSTGSWKGFLSYAAIAGVVVWIGLYTSTSYLLVAAMLLAPFAGPAMNTALATARGDRQLLQRSIVRYFAALGVTIATTALLSWILQQQIPSNLMIDSSQISTVSVLIPLAAGAAGALTLIQSDRSSLVSGAATGMLVAASLAPPAGIVGMAGAIGRWDLATNGLFLLLLQLGGINFSAALVFRLFGGLSTQGARYQHGQRGVFPISVGFSAIVLVGLLIWQFSSPPNLERSSRAQRANAELQQVVQQSDSVQLVESNVRFTRANIQGQNTLLCVVYVQRQPEATRSTEQIRADLTQAIQAHLLAQGFNAMPLVNVIVLETPAVKP, encoded by the coding sequence ATGCGACAGCTTTTGGTGCAAGTGCCGCAGGGATGTGGAAAAACTGTTTTAGAGATTGCCAAAGCCTGCGACGGCACTAACCTGGCAAAAATTGAAGCAGCGGGAGTTCAGCAACCGTTGGACCTGGTATTTGTTCACATTTCCAATGGCAAGCTGGAAAAGCTGCTTGAGAAACTGCAAGACATACCGGATTTAAGCTTTACGCTATTGCCAGCCGGGATCATGGCACTCCATCCACCTGCCGCTGCCGCTGCTACTCAGGTGACCAATGTTGAAGCGCGTAGCCCGATCGAAATCTTTCTTTCAGGTCTGCAAAGTACCGGGTCTTGGAAAGGATTTCTCAGTTATGCAGCAATCGCTGGAGTCGTCGTTTGGATTGGCTTGTATACCAGTACAAGTTACCTCTTAGTAGCCGCGATGTTGCTGGCTCCGTTTGCCGGTCCTGCGATGAACACAGCTCTGGCAACCGCAAGGGGCGATCGCCAACTGCTTCAACGCAGCATTGTCCGGTATTTTGCCGCCTTAGGAGTGACGATCGCGACCACTGCTTTGCTTAGTTGGATACTCCAGCAGCAGATTCCATCCAACTTGATGATCGACAGCAGCCAAATTTCCACGGTTTCGGTTTTGATTCCGCTGGCAGCGGGAGCAGCAGGAGCGTTGACCTTGATCCAGTCTGATCGCAGTAGTTTGGTGTCGGGAGCCGCTACTGGAATGCTGGTTGCGGCTTCACTGGCTCCACCCGCAGGCATCGTCGGCATGGCAGGGGCGATCGGACGTTGGGATCTAGCAACCAATGGACTCTTTTTATTGCTGCTGCAACTGGGTGGGATCAATTTCTCTGCCGCACTGGTGTTTCGCCTGTTTGGCGGATTATCCACTCAAGGGGCGCGTTATCAGCATGGGCAACGTGGTGTGTTTCCCATCTCAGTGGGGTTCAGTGCGATCGTGTTGGTCGGTTTGCTGATATGGCAATTTTCTAGCCCGCCCAACTTAGAACGCTCAAGTCGTGCTCAACGAGCCAATGCTGAGTTGCAGCAGGTTGTGCAGCAAAGTGATTCTGTTCAATTGGTTGAGTCCAACGTGCGTTTCACTAGAGCCAATATTCAGGGGCAAAATACCTTGCTGTGCGTGGTGTATGTTCAGCGTCAGCCAGAGGCGACTCGATCAACTGAACAAATCCGCGCTGATTTGACTCAAGCGATTCAAGCACACTTGTTAGCACAGGGTTTCAATGCGATGCCCCTGGTTAACGTGATTGTGCTAGAAACACCTGCTGTTAAACCATGA
- a CDS encoding NAD-binding protein, giving the protein MTVLIQGLTAGWIARCLGLQTTQVRTVIVGNTPLSQLLARLLQQQGETVVLIDLNASDANAVQLDDIPVISKYLDLEELEAEGIASLSTFLALTNNPELNGILAQRALELFRPDRVATLSQPPLNRGDHPSFAATGINVAFAAQVSLNRWNQALTQNDVELIEVVLQADGFAAQQAELQDCIAAGDLLPLLLNRADQLQIMLANEPWQTGDRITFLLDKASVSKIPTLSQSHSTLLPLPDQALSEPVLLQTT; this is encoded by the coding sequence ATGACAGTATTGATTCAAGGACTTACAGCAGGCTGGATTGCTCGCTGTCTGGGGTTACAGACAACGCAAGTTAGAACCGTTATTGTGGGGAATACTCCGTTGAGTCAACTGCTTGCCCGACTCCTGCAACAGCAAGGAGAAACAGTGGTGTTGATTGACCTCAACGCTAGTGATGCTAATGCAGTTCAGCTTGATGACATTCCTGTAATCAGCAAATACTTAGATCTGGAGGAATTAGAGGCAGAAGGGATCGCATCCTTGAGCACTTTTTTGGCGCTGACTAACAATCCAGAACTAAACGGCATCTTGGCGCAACGGGCTTTAGAATTATTCCGCCCCGACCGAGTAGCCACGTTATCTCAGCCCCCATTGAATCGTGGAGATCATCCCAGTTTTGCGGCGACGGGCATTAACGTTGCTTTTGCAGCTCAAGTTTCTCTGAATCGATGGAATCAGGCTCTCACTCAGAATGATGTGGAGCTGATCGAGGTAGTATTACAGGCAGATGGCTTTGCCGCACAGCAAGCTGAATTGCAGGATTGCATTGCAGCAGGTGATTTGCTACCGCTTTTGCTGAATCGAGCCGATCAGTTACAAATTATGCTTGCTAATGAACCCTGGCAAACGGGCGATCGCATCACCTTTTTGCTGGATAAAGCTTCAGTTTCCAAAATACCGACGTTGAGCCAGAGCCATTCGACTCTCCTGCCTTTACCGGACCAAGCACTCTCAGAGCCAGTTTTGCTGCAAACAACGTGA
- a CDS encoding potassium channel family protein produces the protein MKPVDRSEKQAIEYEQQQILQQLEDWLELPMLVLSFAWLGLFVVELTWGLTPLLDAISIVIWGVFILEFMLRLSLAPRKATYLKTNWITAISLLLPALRVLRFARVMRILQTTQAVRGLRLLRVMTRTNRSMRSLAGNFARRGFGYVVMMTAIITLVGAAGMYAFEQDAPDLPGFDSYSTALWWTAMLMTTMGSDYFPKTAEGRILCFLLSLYAFAVFGYVTATLATFFIGQDADDDAAEIVGAKSINALRDEITALRTEIQSLRQEH, from the coding sequence ATGAAACCTGTAGATCGATCCGAAAAGCAAGCCATAGAATACGAGCAACAGCAAATCTTGCAGCAGCTAGAAGATTGGCTGGAACTGCCAATGCTCGTGTTGAGTTTTGCTTGGCTCGGTTTATTTGTGGTGGAACTAACTTGGGGACTGACTCCTCTTTTAGATGCAATCAGCATTGTTATTTGGGGCGTGTTTATCCTGGAATTTATGCTCAGACTGTCGCTTGCACCCCGCAAGGCTACTTATCTTAAAACAAATTGGATTACAGCCATTTCACTGCTTTTACCCGCCTTGCGCGTGCTACGATTTGCGCGTGTGATGCGAATTTTACAAACCACGCAAGCCGTTCGAGGTTTACGGCTGTTGCGGGTGATGACTCGTACCAATCGCAGTATGCGATCGCTTGCAGGCAACTTTGCGCGGCGTGGTTTTGGCTATGTGGTGATGATGACAGCAATCATTACACTGGTTGGGGCTGCGGGAATGTATGCGTTTGAGCAAGATGCTCCAGATTTGCCCGGATTTGATAGCTACAGCACGGCGCTTTGGTGGACAGCTATGCTGATGACCACAATGGGATCAGACTACTTTCCCAAAACGGCAGAAGGGCGCATCCTCTGTTTTCTGCTGTCGCTGTATGCGTTTGCTGTATTTGGCTATGTCACAGCAACGTTAGCCACATTCTTTATCGGACAAGATGCTGACGATGACGCAGCAGAGATTGTCGGCGCAAAATCGATCAATGCCCTACGAGATGAAATTACAGCTCTGCGAACCGAGATTCAGAGCTTGAGGCAGGAGCATTAA